A genomic region of Litoribrevibacter albus contains the following coding sequences:
- a CDS encoding AMP-binding protein, with protein sequence MDANFWSGKRPPGVVDTINPDEFKNVVEVLETSVKKYADRPAFTSVFKTFTWGDIDRLSADFAAYLQNHTNLQPGDRVAIQMPNIVQFPIAAYGALRAGMVLVNTNPLYTVREMKHQFNDSGAKALIFMDTFGDKVQQVLPETGIEHLIVTSLADMREAPKRWLINGAVKHIKKMVPEFNLPQAVKFRSALKQGAKHQMKVASPNSDDVAVLQYTGGTTGVAKGAMLTHRNLVANMLQVRASLQQENPETGRPFMDVGNETIIAPLPLYHIYAFTCHCMCMMSLGNHSVLVANPRDPAMFIKIIKPFQFTAFAGLNTLFVSLMHDPEFKNLDFSKLKMTLSGGTALVRATAEKWKEMTGCDIGEGYGMTETSPAVCLSPVGDYIKHGTVGLPVASTEIRLVDDDGQDVAEGERGELCVRGPQVMKGYWKRPEATAETFLDGEWLKTGDVAQIDEAGYISIVDRKKDMILVSGFNVYPNEIEDVVAKLPGVEHAAAIGIPDEKSGEAVKLFIVPDDKSLTVDQVKAYCRENLAGYKIPKHYEFREELPMTNVGKILRRELRDAELASN encoded by the coding sequence ATGGATGCCAATTTCTGGAGTGGCAAACGCCCACCAGGTGTCGTTGATACCATTAATCCTGATGAATTCAAGAACGTTGTCGAAGTACTGGAAACTTCAGTAAAAAAATACGCTGACCGTCCGGCTTTCACCAGTGTGTTCAAAACCTTTACTTGGGGCGATATTGATCGCTTGAGTGCTGATTTTGCTGCATATCTTCAAAATCACACTAATTTGCAACCAGGTGATCGTGTTGCGATTCAAATGCCAAACATCGTTCAGTTCCCGATTGCTGCATACGGTGCGCTGCGTGCGGGCATGGTGTTGGTAAACACTAACCCTCTTTACACTGTACGTGAGATGAAACACCAGTTTAATGATTCTGGTGCAAAAGCGTTGATCTTTATGGACACGTTCGGTGATAAAGTTCAGCAAGTATTGCCAGAAACCGGCATTGAACATTTGATCGTGACCAGCTTGGCTGACATGCGTGAAGCGCCTAAGCGTTGGTTGATCAATGGTGCGGTAAAACACATCAAGAAAATGGTTCCTGAGTTTAACTTGCCTCAAGCGGTTAAGTTCCGTTCTGCACTAAAACAAGGTGCAAAACATCAAATGAAAGTGGCTAGCCCGAATTCAGATGATGTCGCTGTTCTTCAGTATACCGGTGGTACGACAGGTGTTGCTAAAGGTGCAATGCTGACTCATCGTAACCTTGTGGCTAACATGCTTCAGGTGCGTGCGTCTCTTCAGCAAGAGAACCCGGAAACTGGTCGTCCGTTCATGGATGTCGGCAATGAAACCATTATTGCGCCATTACCTCTGTATCATATTTATGCATTTACCTGTCACTGTATGTGCATGATGTCACTTGGTAACCACAGTGTGTTAGTTGCCAACCCTCGTGATCCTGCAATGTTCATCAAGATCATTAAGCCTTTCCAGTTTACAGCTTTCGCTGGCTTGAATACGTTGTTCGTAAGCTTGATGCACGACCCAGAATTCAAAAACCTGGATTTCAGCAAGTTGAAAATGACGCTTTCCGGTGGTACGGCGTTGGTTCGTGCAACGGCTGAGAAGTGGAAAGAAATGACAGGCTGTGACATCGGTGAAGGTTACGGCATGACTGAAACTTCTCCGGCAGTATGTTTAAGTCCGGTAGGTGACTACATTAAACACGGTACTGTAGGTCTACCGGTTGCATCTACCGAAATTCGTTTGGTTGATGATGATGGTCAAGACGTTGCTGAAGGCGAGCGTGGCGAGCTATGTGTTCGTGGTCCTCAGGTAATGAAAGGCTACTGGAAACGCCCAGAAGCAACGGCTGAAACTTTCCTTGACGGTGAGTGGTTGAAAACTGGTGACGTGGCTCAAATTGATGAAGCAGGTTACATCTCAATCGTGGATCGTAAGAAAGACATGATTCTTGTATCTGGTTTCAACGTCTATCCAAATGAGATTGAAGACGTTGTTGCTAAGTTGCCAGGTGTTGAACACGCTGCTGCGATTGGTATTCCGGATGAGAAATCTGGTGAAGCAGTTAAGTTATTCATTGTTCCTGATGACAAGAGTCTAACGGTTGATCAAGTGAAAGCGTATTGTCGTGAAAACTTGGCTGGCTATAAGATTCCTAAGCATTACGAGTTCCGTGAAGAGCTGCCAATGACAAACGTTGGTAAGATTTTACGTCGTGAACTTCGTGATGCGGAGCTAGCGTCAAACTAA
- a CDS encoding AgmX/PglI C-terminal domain-containing protein, translating to MATVIPQYQLPWTVIPEDQSRYQKILRIILALVLILGFVMPFIPLTEPEREELEKLPPQLSKVILKKKKVTPPPPPPKPEKKEEKKPEIKEEKPKEKPKPKVEKPKPKPDQKKLEQAREKAKNSGLLKHADALKELRQSLDLGTLAKGATVNQGGKEATKVERAVIASKATTGSGGVSAAGVSRGTAGSGLQGQSVADLNDESALADMAAEAEQKAQAGRKGKRTDEDIRRVMDANKGSLFTIYNKALRKNPLLGGKVWFELTIEPDGSVSSCKVVESEMNDAKVERRLAARIRLFDFGAKDVTKTTVKQWIVFGDS from the coding sequence ATGGCAACGGTGATTCCACAATATCAACTTCCCTGGACCGTTATTCCTGAAGATCAGAGTCGTTACCAGAAGATCTTACGTATAATTTTGGCTCTTGTGCTGATTCTTGGTTTTGTCATGCCTTTTATTCCTTTGACAGAGCCGGAACGAGAGGAGTTAGAGAAATTACCTCCTCAATTATCGAAGGTGATTCTGAAAAAGAAGAAGGTAACACCACCCCCTCCGCCTCCTAAGCCTGAAAAGAAAGAGGAGAAAAAACCGGAGATTAAGGAGGAAAAGCCCAAAGAAAAACCTAAGCCAAAGGTAGAAAAACCAAAGCCTAAACCTGATCAAAAGAAACTGGAGCAGGCGAGGGAGAAGGCTAAGAATTCAGGGCTTTTAAAACATGCTGATGCGTTAAAAGAGCTAAGGCAATCTCTGGATTTAGGGACGCTCGCCAAGGGAGCAACCGTTAATCAGGGTGGCAAGGAAGCAACAAAAGTAGAGCGTGCTGTCATTGCCTCCAAAGCAACAACGGGAAGCGGTGGTGTCTCTGCTGCTGGTGTTTCTCGCGGAACTGCGGGTTCTGGTCTTCAAGGTCAGTCTGTTGCTGATTTGAATGATGAAAGTGCTTTGGCCGATATGGCTGCAGAAGCGGAGCAAAAAGCACAAGCAGGTAGGAAAGGTAAGCGAACCGATGAAGATATTCGTCGTGTTATGGATGCTAATAAAGGATCGTTGTTTACCATCTACAATAAAGCACTTCGTAAAAATCCACTGTTGGGCGGAAAGGTTTGGTTTGAGCTGACCATTGAACCAGACGGATCTGTATCATCGTGTAAGGTTGTCGAAAGTGAAATGAACGATGCTAAAGTAGAGCGTCGCTTGGCTGCTCGAATTCGTCTGTTTGACTTTGGTGCTAAAGATGTAACCAAAACGACAGTTAAGCAATGGATTGTCTTCGGTGACAGTTAG
- a CDS encoding ExbD/TolR family protein: MLKKRIRHNVDEAELNITAFMNLMIILVPVLLLSMVFANITVLELKLPKTQNNEEIDLNELQLEVVIRKDKLVLADTIKGPIQEFPRVSEVYDFAALSKLLIDLKKQVPEKRDITLLAEESTDYQTLVAVMDTVRSYKAVVAASLVDAELFPDISIGDAPDLDSSASAGGKS; the protein is encoded by the coding sequence ATGTTGAAGAAGCGCATTCGACATAATGTCGATGAAGCGGAACTCAATATTACTGCCTTTATGAACCTGATGATTATTCTGGTTCCTGTGCTGCTGCTAAGCATGGTCTTTGCCAACATTACCGTGTTGGAATTGAAGCTTCCGAAAACGCAAAACAATGAGGAAATAGACCTCAATGAGTTGCAGTTGGAGGTGGTCATCCGTAAAGACAAGTTGGTGTTAGCGGATACGATCAAAGGCCCAATTCAAGAGTTCCCGAGAGTGAGTGAAGTGTATGACTTTGCTGCTTTGTCTAAATTATTAATTGATTTAAAGAAACAGGTTCCAGAGAAACGTGATATTACTCTGCTGGCCGAGGAGTCTACAGATTATCAAACGCTTGTAGCGGTGATGGATACGGTTCGTTCATACAAAGCGGTGGTTGCTGCTTCTTTAGTGGATGCAGAACTTTTTCCTGATATCTCAATTGGCGATGCTCCTGATCTTGATAGCAGTGCAAGTGCGGGAGGTAAGTCATGA
- a CDS encoding alpha/beta fold hydrolase → MESSTGTIHGTDNSPIFYRCWLPDQPDQIQAVIHISHGMAEHSKRYERFAEQCVAKNVAVYAHDHRGHGHTGAKDMLGHYCDHKGWKLVLSDMNDVQCMIRRNHPTTPIFIMGHSMGSFITQGYVFKYQPDIKGLILSGSNYSAPIKYKAARLIAKMEKLRKGPRFQSNLIEKLTFGSFNQRFKPNQTQYDWLSSDLTEVRKYIEDPHCGFICTTQLWCDLLAGLINISQPSAFKRLSPDTPVLIFGGQEDPVGHFGSGLIALSRHYTDAGIKDVDLQIYSQGRHEMLNEVNREEVGLHILSWLDSKLRALDSVN, encoded by the coding sequence ATGGAAAGCAGTACAGGCACTATTCACGGAACAGATAACTCACCCATTTTTTACCGTTGCTGGCTCCCTGATCAACCCGACCAAATTCAAGCCGTTATTCACATATCACATGGAATGGCAGAGCACAGTAAACGCTATGAGCGCTTTGCTGAACAATGTGTGGCTAAAAATGTCGCAGTCTATGCACACGATCACCGAGGTCATGGGCACACCGGTGCTAAAGACATGCTAGGTCATTATTGCGACCATAAAGGTTGGAAATTGGTTTTATCGGACATGAATGATGTCCAATGCATGATTCGTAGAAATCACCCTACCACCCCTATCTTTATTATGGGACACAGCATGGGTTCGTTTATCACCCAAGGCTATGTTTTCAAATATCAACCAGACATCAAAGGCTTAATTTTATCCGGCAGTAACTACAGTGCTCCTATCAAATACAAAGCGGCCAGACTGATTGCCAAAATGGAAAAATTACGAAAAGGCCCAAGATTTCAAAGCAATCTTATTGAAAAGCTCACCTTTGGCAGCTTTAACCAACGGTTTAAACCAAATCAAACCCAATATGACTGGCTATCCAGCGACCTGACAGAAGTAAGAAAATACATTGAAGACCCGCACTGTGGTTTTATTTGTACGACCCAGCTTTGGTGTGACTTACTTGCAGGCCTAATCAATATTTCACAACCAAGCGCATTTAAACGGCTCTCACCTGACACACCTGTGCTTATCTTTGGTGGCCAGGAAGACCCAGTTGGACATTTTGGCAGTGGACTTATTGCACTCTCACGCCACTACACAGATGCAGGCATCAAAGATGTAGATCTTCAGATTTATTCTCAAGGTCGACATGAAATGCTTAATGAAGTGAACAGAGAAGAAGTGGGCTTACATATTCTTAGCTGGCTAGATTCAAAGCTCAGAGCATTGGACTCGGTTAACTAG
- a CDS encoding ExbD/TolR family protein — protein MKMSRRAKRMSRHFARNKKQPSLNLVSLMDIFTILVFFLMVNQSDVKVLQNNESIKMPESAAEQLPAESLVVFVNSEQILVQGRAVATVSDVSGPESLIPSLQEELVYQASKQRVLSEEELEEGRAVTIVGDKQIPYALLKKIMATCAEANYTNISLAVNRKVSKGA, from the coding sequence ATGAAAATGTCTCGACGCGCTAAGCGTATGTCTCGTCACTTTGCACGTAATAAGAAGCAGCCAAGCCTAAACTTGGTTTCTTTGATGGATATTTTCACCATTCTGGTTTTTTTCTTGATGGTGAATCAGTCTGATGTAAAAGTACTGCAAAACAATGAATCCATTAAAATGCCTGAGTCTGCGGCAGAGCAATTGCCGGCAGAGTCTTTGGTTGTGTTTGTGAACAGCGAGCAGATCCTTGTACAAGGCCGTGCAGTAGCTACTGTGAGTGATGTGTCGGGGCCAGAGTCTCTGATTCCATCGTTGCAGGAAGAGTTGGTCTATCAGGCCTCTAAACAACGGGTTTTATCTGAGGAAGAGTTAGAAGAAGGGCGGGCGGTCACCATTGTGGGGGATAAACAGATCCCTTATGCGTTGTTGAAGAAGATTATGGCCACCTGTGCTGAAGCCAATTACACCAATATTTCTCTTGCGGTAAATCGCAAGGTGAGTAAGGGGGCGTAA
- a CDS encoding MotA/TolQ/ExbB proton channel family protein, giving the protein MESIVRFFQEGGSFMYPIAIVAAIGLAIAIERWIYLSAARSSNRKVFESLMPMISKRDFKGAMKLGNDSGTPMGELIAAGISRLAGGARRDDVEYAMEEGLMESLPRLEKRTPYLATMANVATLLGLLGTIIGLIAAFTAVANADPAEKATLLSQSISVAMNTTAFGLMTAIPLLILHALLQTKTNEIIDSFEMAGVKVLNTIFDRKQTNQAQTTETAKGE; this is encoded by the coding sequence ATGGAATCTATCGTTCGCTTTTTTCAGGAAGGTGGTTCATTTATGTACCCAATTGCTATTGTTGCTGCAATTGGCTTGGCTATTGCGATTGAACGCTGGATTTATCTTTCAGCGGCACGTTCATCGAACCGAAAAGTGTTTGAATCTCTGATGCCAATGATTTCTAAAAGAGACTTCAAAGGTGCTATGAAGCTTGGTAATGACTCGGGAACGCCTATGGGTGAGTTGATTGCTGCTGGTATTTCTCGTTTAGCTGGCGGTGCTCGTCGTGATGATGTGGAGTACGCGATGGAAGAAGGGTTGATGGAATCGCTTCCTCGCCTTGAGAAACGCACCCCGTATTTGGCAACAATGGCTAACGTTGCAACTCTTTTAGGTCTTTTGGGGACGATTATTGGTCTGATTGCCGCGTTTACGGCGGTAGCTAATGCTGATCCGGCAGAAAAGGCGACCTTGCTATCACAAAGTATTTCAGTTGCGATGAATACCACCGCATTTGGTTTGATGACGGCTATTCCTCTGTTGATCTTACACGCACTGCTTCAAACCAAAACCAATGAGATCATTGATAGTTTTGAAATGGCGGGTGTGAAAGTACTGAATACCATCTTCGATCGAAAGCAAACAAACCAAGCTCAGACGACTGAAACAGCAAAAGGCGAATAA
- a CDS encoding AMP-binding protein gives MIENFWKDKYPEGIPSEVDVEKYNSVVEVMEESFAKFATKPAFTHMGRTITYGELEKLSAQFASYLQNHTTLEKGDRIAVQLPNVVQYPVVVFGAMRAGMIVVNTNPLYTEREMEHQFNDSGAKALVCYAGMASLAQNVVPRTGVKHVIVTEIADLHPFPKKQIINTVVKRVKKMVPAYDNLEHISLNKALKLGASGRFDKASVNRDDIAVLQYTGGTTGVAKGAMLTHGNLVSNMCQAHVFFEAVLNEGQETVIAPLPLYHIYSFTVNCMIMMYTGNHSILIPNPRDIPGFIKELGNWDFSGMLGINTLFVALCNNEDFRKLDFSSLKLTISGGMALTKDAADQWEQVTGCIVSEGYGMTETSPIVSFNPPGYGQIGTIGIPAPNTICKTIDDDGNDLALGEPGELCVKGPQVMKGYWQRPDETAKTITEDGWLKTGDVAVIKDDGFMKIVDRKKDMIIVSGFNVYPNELEDFIVSHPDIVECAAIGVPDDKSGEAVKVFAVTTNKNLTDKEVRDFCRDGLTAYKIPKFVEFRDELPKTNVGKILRRELRDEELKKIGAA, from the coding sequence ATGATTGAGAATTTCTGGAAGGACAAATACCCGGAAGGTATTCCTAGTGAAGTAGATGTAGAAAAGTACAACTCCGTTGTCGAAGTTATGGAAGAGTCATTCGCAAAGTTTGCCACAAAGCCTGCGTTTACTCATATGGGACGAACAATCACTTACGGTGAATTAGAAAAACTCTCTGCACAATTTGCTTCCTATCTCCAGAATCACACCACCCTAGAAAAAGGCGATCGAATCGCTGTTCAGCTCCCTAACGTTGTTCAATACCCAGTTGTGGTATTTGGTGCAATGCGTGCAGGGATGATCGTGGTTAATACCAACCCGTTGTATACTGAGCGCGAAATGGAACACCAGTTTAATGACTCAGGTGCCAAAGCACTTGTTTGTTATGCGGGGATGGCATCTCTGGCTCAAAACGTGGTTCCTCGTACTGGTGTGAAGCATGTTATCGTTACTGAAATTGCTGATCTTCACCCATTCCCTAAAAAGCAAATCATCAACACAGTTGTTAAACGTGTTAAGAAGATGGTTCCTGCTTACGATAATCTTGAACATATTTCATTGAATAAAGCGTTGAAGCTGGGTGCTTCTGGACGCTTTGATAAAGCATCTGTTAACCGTGATGATATTGCTGTTCTTCAATACACCGGTGGTACAACGGGTGTTGCAAAAGGTGCCATGCTAACGCACGGTAACTTGGTATCGAACATGTGTCAGGCGCACGTTTTCTTCGAAGCTGTGCTGAACGAAGGTCAGGAAACTGTGATCGCGCCGTTGCCTCTTTATCACATCTATTCATTTACAGTGAACTGTATGATTATGATGTACACAGGTAACCACAGTATTTTGATTCCAAACCCACGTGACATTCCTGGTTTCATTAAAGAACTGGGTAACTGGGATTTCTCAGGTATGCTGGGTATTAATACCTTATTCGTGGCGTTGTGTAATAACGAAGATTTCCGCAAGTTAGACTTCAGCTCTTTGAAGCTAACCATTTCTGGTGGTATGGCGTTAACGAAAGACGCTGCGGATCAATGGGAACAAGTGACGGGTTGTATCGTTTCTGAAGGTTACGGTATGACTGAGACCTCTCCAATTGTATCGTTCAACCCTCCTGGTTATGGCCAGATTGGTACTATTGGTATTCCTGCTCCGAACACCATCTGTAAAACCATTGATGACGATGGTAATGATCTAGCTTTGGGTGAGCCTGGTGAACTTTGTGTTAAAGGTCCTCAGGTGATGAAAGGTTACTGGCAGCGTCCTGACGAGACCGCTAAAACCATTACTGAAGATGGTTGGTTGAAAACAGGTGATGTTGCGGTAATTAAAGACGATGGTTTCATGAAGATCGTTGATCGTAAGAAAGATATGATCATCGTATCTGGTTTCAACGTTTATCCAAACGAGCTTGAAGACTTCATCGTGAGCCACCCAGACATCGTTGAGTGTGCGGCAATTGGCGTACCAGACGATAAGAGTGGTGAGGCGGTTAAGGTCTTTGCTGTGACAACCAACAAAAATTTAACGGACAAAGAAGTTCGTGATTTCTGTCGTGATGGTTTGACAGCATATAAAATACCTAAGTTTGTTGAGTTCCGCGATGAACTACCTAAGACAAACGTTGGTAAGATCCTTCGTCGTGAGCTTCGTGATGAAGAATTGAAGAAAATCGGTGCGGCTTAA
- a CDS encoding tetratricopeptide repeat protein, with the protein MLFNNCLVVLLIMFLTACAVQQAPSVTSERNDVLVEPVADYSEYAGLGLLTIDASYRDIFSKAMTALKKKRTKDAEKLLDQLIQQRPDLVSAIYNKALLLEGHSKLEASISLLQMAHAIDPSNPRVCNSLGRALRSQGKFQEAEGVYKNCLSFEDQSPIVHKNYGILLDLYLHQSELALQQYKLYMEKTGNSDKLVKGWILDLQRRIPAKEEG; encoded by the coding sequence ATGTTATTCAATAACTGCTTAGTCGTCCTTTTGATTATGTTTCTAACCGCATGTGCGGTTCAGCAAGCGCCTTCGGTAACATCCGAAAGAAATGATGTGCTGGTTGAACCCGTTGCTGATTACAGTGAATACGCTGGCTTAGGGCTGTTAACTATTGATGCCAGCTATCGTGATATCTTCAGTAAGGCTATGACTGCACTGAAAAAGAAGCGAACTAAGGACGCGGAAAAATTGCTGGATCAGTTAATACAGCAACGACCTGACCTTGTTTCAGCTATCTATAACAAGGCGCTTCTTCTTGAAGGGCACTCGAAATTAGAGGCTTCAATTTCTTTGTTGCAGATGGCACATGCGATTGATCCGTCAAATCCTCGGGTTTGTAATTCTTTAGGACGCGCACTGCGGAGCCAAGGTAAGTTTCAAGAAGCAGAAGGCGTGTATAAAAATTGCCTCAGTTTTGAGGACCAGTCCCCAATCGTACATAAAAACTACGGAATCTTACTCGATTTATATCTACATCAATCGGAACTTGCTCTACAACAATATAAACTCTACATGGAGAAAACGGGCAATAGCGACAAGTTGGTGAAAGGTTGGATCTTGGATCTTCAACGCCGTATTCCAGCGAAGGAGGAAGGCTAA